Proteins encoded together in one Onychomys torridus chromosome 1, mOncTor1.1, whole genome shotgun sequence window:
- the Ctsf gene encoding cathepsin F isoform X2 yields the protein MAPLLQLLWLLALLRAVALVPVPAKLQADDEQAWDLSPPELLAPARFVLDMYNYGRAAGTRAVLGAVRGRVRRVGRGSLFSLEATMEEPPCNDPLVCLLPVTKKTMLCSFEVLDELGKHMLLRRDCGPVNPKDTEYGNETFSSFLPMLNKDPLPQDFSVKMATVFEDFMKTYNRTYESKEEAQWRLTVFTRNMVRAQKIQALDRGTAQYGITKFSDLTEEEFYTIYLNPLLQKEPGKKMSLAKPIDDLAPPEWDWRKKGAVTDVKDQGMCGSCWAFSVTGNVEGQWFLNQGSLLSLSEQELLDCDKMDKACLGGLPSNAYTAIKNLGGLETEDDYSYQGHVQACSFSAQRAKVYINDSVELSKNENKMAAWLAQKGPISVAINAFGMQFYRHGIAHPLRPLCSPWLIDHAVLLVGYGNRSNTPYWAIKNSWGRNWGEEGYYYLYRGSGACGVNTMASSAVVN from the exons ATGGCGCCGCTGCTGCAGCTGCTATGGCTGCTGGCGCTGCTCCGGGCCGTGGCCCTGGTCCCGGTCCCCGCCAAGCTCCAGGCCGACGACGAGCAGGCCTGGGATCTGTCGCCCCCGGAGCTGCTGGCGCCCGCCCGCTTCGTGCTGGACATGTACAATTACGGCCGTGCTGCGGGGACCAGGGCCGTGCTGGGGGCCGTACGCGGGCGCGTCCGCCGG gTGGGTCGGGGCTCTCTGTTCTCCCTGGAAGCCACAATGGAGGAGCCACCTTGCAATGATCCGCTGGTGTGCCTGCTCCCTGTGACCAAGAAAACCATG ctctgcagcttcgaAGTCCTGGATGAACTAGGAAAACACATGCTGCTGAGGAGGGACTGTGGTCCCGTGAATCCGAAGGATACAG AGTATGGAAACGAGACTTTCAGCTCATTCCTTCCGATGCTGAACAAGGATCCCCTCCCCCAG GACTTTTCTGTAAAGATGGCCACAGTCTTCGAGGACTTCATGAAAACCTATAACCGCACTTATGAATCAAAGGAAG AAGCCCAGTGGCGCTTGACTGTCTTTACCAGAAACATGGTACGAGCACAGAAGATTCAAGCCCTGGACCGTGGCACAGCTCAGTATGGGATCACCAAGTTCAGTGACCTCACAG AGGAGGAATTCTACACCATCTACCTGAATCCCCTTTTACAAAAGGAGCCTGGCAAGAAGATGAGTCTAGCCAAGCCCATAGATGATCTCGCCCCACCCGAATGggactggaggaagaaaggggccGTCACTGACGTGAAGGACCAG GGCATGTGTGGCTCCTGCTGGGCCTTCTCTGTCACAGGCAATGTGGAGGGCCAGTGGTTCCTGAACCAGGGGTCTCTGCTGTCCCTGTCAGAGCAGG AGCTCTTGGATTGTGACAAGATGGACAAAGCCTGCTTGGGTGGATTGCCCTCCAATGCCTACACAGCCATAAAGAATTTGG GAGGGCTGGAGACAGAGGATGACTACAGCTACCAAGGCCATGTCCAGGCCTGCAGCTTCTCGGCACAGAGAGCAAAAGTCTACATCAATGATTCAGTGGAGTTGAGCAAGAATGAGAACA AGATGGCAGCCTGGCTGGCCCAGAAAGGACCGATCTCAGTTGCCATCAATGCCTTTGGCATGCAG TTCTACCGCCATGGGATCGCTCACCCTCTCCGGCCCCTCTGCAGCCCCTGGCTCATCGACCATGCTGTGTTGCTGGTGGGCTATGGCAACC GCTCTAACACTCCTTATTGGGCCATCAAGAACAGCTGGGGCCGTAACTGGGGTGAGGAG GGTTACTACTACTTGTATCGTGGGTCTGGAGCCTGTGGTGTGAATACAATGGCCAGCTCAGCAGTGGTGAACTGA
- the Ccdc87 gene encoding coiled-coil domain-containing protein 87, with translation MEPQNQEPDLKLVYHRLLSPLSLFPRKATPSEPPKRRSQEVSTLQSVPLAKLKVGPLCRQVSKRLAGSGRAARVTPKDRLRLTQVILEELKCSWQEPPTEPILNYENNQKLRKRLESYVLICSEQLFIRYLHLLVTLPATRRVFTESATLSRLAANLARDCTIFLTSPDVYRCLLADFQTLLNLEQTQRGLSKLRPPVCPPGTFKLCPIPWPHSTGLDQVPCSSLNLNYLVQLSRPCDLPSEPEPDPVKELKSIPQLKGKKRLLWVPSAKKEKEVEVSSAQMVPLPSHSPPGSEISHFPTSPRLLRGQSMPCLREGWSLADELGLPPLSPHPLTPLILAPESKPLLFGDLAAEDLKQKTKIMAMEWARYSPLESGLPPLLGVLTRRLTAQHHIEDLQQKLKSLQEEEASGQWDFRPPRITPLHPQPMTITLKLQNQVVVQVATVQLSDRCFSDTFHVEGAGVLYNHLTGELDCKAIEEMDSDRLVGNSTKEVYKELMSRVSTSHLSFDEGPQIEPSADKDWSIYLSSAFIYQDKHTPVINHDLVGLYSKRSSTQQLCPEKTPSPTLLQKGRSWDKWSNKTIWMNWWKASVSSEDYLKFLITQETDFLHVVFQMYEEEASVEIPVPAKESLEIQHPPPLLDDEEPDFVPGKWDWSSVIEDSSAPGKAHILNLQQRLERLWVVLEVPDQSRLNMVIKYSSNARLQQLPALIRAWERVLKPIQTRELLLGRLEWFERQASDPNRFFQKPDLMLSRLLEENRIRSHIRRKLSLMESSLISLLEKIELVFGEPVTFKGRPYLEKMKQDKVEMLYWLQQQRRVRNLLRAQRAFHPILTRSRSQALIAPGNSPIAR, from the coding sequence ATGGAGCCACAGAATCAGGAGCCCGACCTCAAGCTGGTTTACCACCGGTTGCTGAGTCCGCTGTCGCTCTTCCCCCGCAAGGCGACACCTTCAGAGCCTCCGAAGAGACGCTCGCAAGAGGTCTCGACTTTGCAATCTGTCCCGCTCGCGAAGCTAAAAGTGGGGCCGTTGTGCCGCCAGGTATCGAAGCGGCTAGCAGGCAGCGGGCGGGCGGCGCGGGTGACTCCCAAGGATCGACTCCGACTCACCCAGGTTATCCTAGAGGAGCTGAAGTGCAGCTGGCAGGAACCTCCTACAGAACCTATTTTGAACTACGAGAACAACCAGAAGCTGCGGAAGCGTTTGGAGTCCTACGTGCTGATCTGTAGCGAGCAGCTCTTCATACGCTACCTGCACCTGCTGGTGACCCTGCCGGCCACTAGGAGGGTCTTCACTGAATCAGCCACCCTCAGCCGGTTGGCAGCCAACCTTGCCAGGGATTGCACAATCTTCCTCACCAGTCCCGATGTCTACCGCTGCCTGCTGGCTGATTTTCAGACCCTGCTGAATTTAGAGCAGACCCAGAGAGGCCTATCCAAGCTTCGCCCCCCAGTCTGTCCCCCTGGGACTTTCAAACTCTGTCCAATCCCCTGGCCCCACAGCACCGGCTTGGACCAAGTGCCATGCTCTAGCCTGAACCTGAACTACCTTGTCCAACTCAGCCGCCCATGTGATCTCCCCAGTGAGCCTGAACCTGATCCAGTGAAGGAGCTGAAATCTATTCCCCAGCTAAAGGGTAAAAAGCGGCTCCTCTGGGTGCCCTccgcaaaaaaagaaaaggaagttgaaGTGAGTTCCGCACAGATGGTACCACTGCCTAGCCATTCTCCTCCTGGCAGTGAGATTTCCCACTTCCCCACTTCACCAAGGCTCCTGAGGGGCCAGTCCATGCCCTGTCTTCGTGAAGGGTGGAGTCTGGCAGATGAGTTgggtctccctcctctctcccctcatcCTCTCACCCCACTGATCTTGGCTCCAGAGAGTAAACCACTGCTGTTTGGGGACCTGGCGGCTGAGGATCTGAAGCAGAAGACAAAGATCATGGCAATGGAGTGGGCTCGCTACTCACCACTGGAATCGGGCCTGCCGCCACTCCTCGGGGTCCTTACTAGGCGCCTAActgcccagcaccacatagaGGACCTGCAGCAAAAGTTGAAGAGCCTGCAGGAAGAAGAAGCCTCCGGACAGTGGGATTTCCGCCCCCCCAGAATCACTCCACTTCACCCACAGCCAATGACTATTACTTTGAAGCTACAAAATCAGGTCGTGGTCCAAGTAGCTACTGTGCAACTCTCCGACAGATGCTTTTCTGACACTTTCCACGTTGAGGGGGCTGGAGTCCTATACAACCATCTGACTGGGGAACTGGATTGCAAAGCCATCGAAGAAATGGATTCTGACCGTCTTGTTGGCAATAGCACCAAAGAGGTATACAAGGAATTGATGAGCCGAGTCTCAACTAGTCACCTCTCTTTTGATGAAGGACCCCAGATTGAGCCCTCGGCAGATAAAGATTGGTCCATCTACCTGTCCTCTGCTTTTATATACCAAGATAAACATACCCCTGTCATCAACCATGATCTGGTTGGACTTTATTCCAAGAGATCAAGCACTCAGCAGTTGTGCCCCGAGAAGACGCCTTCTCCCACATTACTCCAAAAGGGCAGAAGCTGGGACAAGTGGTCAAACAAGACTATATGGATGAATTGGTggaaagcctctgtgtcttcgGAAGACTACTTAAAGTTCCTCATCACTCAGGAGACGGATTTCCTCCATGTCGTCTTCCAAATGTATGAAGAAGAGGCTTCTGTGGAGATACCGGTCCCTGCCAAAGAGTCCCTGGAGATTCAGcaccctcctcccctgctggaTGATGAAGAGCCAGACTTTGTCCCTGGAAAGTGGGATTGGAGCTCAGTGATAGAGGACAGCTCAGCACCTGGGAAAGCCCACATCCTAAATCTGCAGCAGCGTCTAGAACGACTGTGGGTCGTGTTGGAAGTCCCTGACCAGAGCCGGCTGAACATGGTCATTAAGTACAGCTCCAATGCACGCCTGCAGCAGCTACCAGCATTGATCAGGGCCTGGGAGCGGGTCCTGAAGCCCATTCAGACACGGGAGTTGTTGCTAGGGAGACTGGAGTGGTTTGAACGACAAGCTTCCGACCCCAACCGGTTCTTCCAAAAGCCTGATTTGATGCTGAGTCGACTCCTGGAGGAGAATCGGATCCGGAGCCATATCCGAAGGAAGCTCAGTCTAATGGAGTCTTCTTTGATTTCCTTGCTGGAAAAGATAGAGTTAGTGTTTGGGGAGCCAGTGACCTTCAAAGGGCGGCCTTATCTAGAGAAGATGAAGCAGGACAAAGTGGAGATGCTCTATTGGCTCCAGCAGCAGCGGCGGGTTCGCAATCTACTCCGGGCCCAGAGAGCCTTCCACCCCATTCTCACAAGAAGCCGCAGCCAGGCTTTAATAGCTCCTGGGAATAGTCCTATTGCCCGCTAA
- the Ctsf gene encoding cathepsin F isoform X1, whose protein sequence is MAPLLQLLWLLALLRAVALVPVPAKLQADDEQAWDLSPPELLAPARFVLDMYNYGRAAGTRAVLGAVRGRVRRVGRGSLFSLEATMEEPPCNDPLVCLLPVTKKTMLCSFEVLDELGKHMLLRRDCGPVNPKDTEYGNETFSSFLPMLNKDPLPQDFSVKMATVFEDFMKTYNRTYESKEEAQWRLTVFTRNMVRAQKIQALDRGTAQYGITKFSDLTGGDEEEFYTIYLNPLLQKEPGKKMSLAKPIDDLAPPEWDWRKKGAVTDVKDQGMCGSCWAFSVTGNVEGQWFLNQGSLLSLSEQELLDCDKMDKACLGGLPSNAYTAIKNLGGLETEDDYSYQGHVQACSFSAQRAKVYINDSVELSKNENKMAAWLAQKGPISVAINAFGMQFYRHGIAHPLRPLCSPWLIDHAVLLVGYGNRSNTPYWAIKNSWGRNWGEEGYYYLYRGSGACGVNTMASSAVVN, encoded by the exons ATGGCGCCGCTGCTGCAGCTGCTATGGCTGCTGGCGCTGCTCCGGGCCGTGGCCCTGGTCCCGGTCCCCGCCAAGCTCCAGGCCGACGACGAGCAGGCCTGGGATCTGTCGCCCCCGGAGCTGCTGGCGCCCGCCCGCTTCGTGCTGGACATGTACAATTACGGCCGTGCTGCGGGGACCAGGGCCGTGCTGGGGGCCGTACGCGGGCGCGTCCGCCGG gTGGGTCGGGGCTCTCTGTTCTCCCTGGAAGCCACAATGGAGGAGCCACCTTGCAATGATCCGCTGGTGTGCCTGCTCCCTGTGACCAAGAAAACCATG ctctgcagcttcgaAGTCCTGGATGAACTAGGAAAACACATGCTGCTGAGGAGGGACTGTGGTCCCGTGAATCCGAAGGATACAG AGTATGGAAACGAGACTTTCAGCTCATTCCTTCCGATGCTGAACAAGGATCCCCTCCCCCAG GACTTTTCTGTAAAGATGGCCACAGTCTTCGAGGACTTCATGAAAACCTATAACCGCACTTATGAATCAAAGGAAG AAGCCCAGTGGCGCTTGACTGTCTTTACCAGAAACATGGTACGAGCACAGAAGATTCAAGCCCTGGACCGTGGCACAGCTCAGTATGGGATCACCAAGTTCAGTGACCTCACAGGTGGGGATG AGGAGGAATTCTACACCATCTACCTGAATCCCCTTTTACAAAAGGAGCCTGGCAAGAAGATGAGTCTAGCCAAGCCCATAGATGATCTCGCCCCACCCGAATGggactggaggaagaaaggggccGTCACTGACGTGAAGGACCAG GGCATGTGTGGCTCCTGCTGGGCCTTCTCTGTCACAGGCAATGTGGAGGGCCAGTGGTTCCTGAACCAGGGGTCTCTGCTGTCCCTGTCAGAGCAGG AGCTCTTGGATTGTGACAAGATGGACAAAGCCTGCTTGGGTGGATTGCCCTCCAATGCCTACACAGCCATAAAGAATTTGG GAGGGCTGGAGACAGAGGATGACTACAGCTACCAAGGCCATGTCCAGGCCTGCAGCTTCTCGGCACAGAGAGCAAAAGTCTACATCAATGATTCAGTGGAGTTGAGCAAGAATGAGAACA AGATGGCAGCCTGGCTGGCCCAGAAAGGACCGATCTCAGTTGCCATCAATGCCTTTGGCATGCAG TTCTACCGCCATGGGATCGCTCACCCTCTCCGGCCCCTCTGCAGCCCCTGGCTCATCGACCATGCTGTGTTGCTGGTGGGCTATGGCAACC GCTCTAACACTCCTTATTGGGCCATCAAGAACAGCTGGGGCCGTAACTGGGGTGAGGAG GGTTACTACTACTTGTATCGTGGGTCTGGAGCCTGTGGTGTGAATACAATGGCCAGCTCAGCAGTGGTGAACTGA